One part of the Desulfonema ishimotonii genome encodes these proteins:
- a CDS encoding putative metal-binding motif-containing protein produces the protein MKKVEGFQKCLGKWSIIGIFGLMAFIMIGCSSSDSEPVQQGSFVDSLVAGLEYETSVNGITVSTGVTDLKGRFRYRENEIITFFIGDIVIGHTRAKSLITPVDLVENAVDETHPTVINIIRFLQTLDDDDNPANGITIVEEIRNQSVKMSLNFNVSTEEFEQDQDVSEAVETLTVFRKTGIRHLALAVRAQMHLHASLADMENFTDNDDDGYSENQGDCDDADPATYPDATEICGDGVDQDCNGHDLICIGDLSADDDGDGYSENQGDCDDDAPSVHPDAEEICGDGTDQDCDGADLICAVNPTETAWTGITDQGHAILFSVADGKVSNIETTLNYIGNFSSDCTGANKLATGDISTDLIENSFSFSNPRLEIFGSFTGSATCSGTWFYENTGCEGKGSGTWQASTPQQVSESEIRKGVFVYSGLVAGLEYRTETQYGVTDSNGEFQYVEGEEITFFIGDIIIGKVLAQSVLTPLDLVAGVTDEEDPVVTNICRFLLTLDDDGDSANGILIIDAVRSAAINISLNFYVSIAEFESSLWVQEIVFSLTVLTSDNVPVTLVSVADAQTLLHITIININIYISDDDDSQKDDDSSKKDDDSQKDDDSSKKDDDSKKDDNSSKKDDDSKKDDDSSKKDHDSKKDDNSSKK, from the coding sequence ATGAAAAAAGTCGAGGGCTTTCAGAAGTGCTTGGGAAAATGGTCGATCATCGGAATTTTCGGGCTGATGGCATTCATTATGATCGGATGCAGTTCGAGTGACTCGGAACCTGTTCAGCAGGGGTCATTTGTTGACAGCCTCGTTGCGGGCCTGGAATACGAAACGAGCGTGAACGGTATAACCGTTTCAACCGGTGTAACAGATTTAAAAGGAAGATTCAGGTATCGGGAAAATGAGATTATTACATTTTTTATCGGCGATATTGTCATCGGTCATACCCGGGCAAAATCCCTCATCACGCCGGTAGATCTGGTTGAAAACGCGGTTGATGAAACCCATCCGACAGTGATCAATATTATCCGTTTTCTTCAAACACTGGATGACGATGATAATCCGGCCAACGGCATTACCATCGTTGAGGAAATCAGAAATCAGTCTGTAAAAATGTCTCTGAATTTCAATGTCAGCACTGAAGAGTTTGAGCAGGATCAGGACGTATCAGAGGCCGTGGAAACGCTGACAGTGTTCAGAAAAACAGGGATTCGGCATTTGGCCCTTGCTGTCCGGGCACAAATGCATCTTCACGCTTCGCTGGCAGATATGGAAAACTTTACAGATAACGACGATGACGGATATTCGGAAAATCAGGGCGACTGTGATGATGCGGACCCGGCCACGTATCCGGACGCAACGGAGATCTGCGGAGACGGAGTCGATCAGGACTGTAATGGTCATGACCTGATCTGCATCGGGGATCTCAGTGCAGATGATGACGGCGACGGATATTCGGAAAATCAGGGCGACTGTGATGATGACGCGCCGTCCGTTCATCCGGATGCGGAAGAGATTTGCGGGGATGGCACTGATCAGGATTGCGACGGCGCTGATCTGATCTGTGCGGTCAATCCGACTGAAACAGCCTGGACAGGCATAACCGATCAGGGCCATGCCATCCTCTTTTCGGTTGCAGACGGCAAGGTCTCGAACATTGAAACGACACTGAATTACATCGGAAATTTTTCCAGTGACTGCACAGGTGCCAATAAACTGGCTACCGGTGACATTTCGACGGATCTCATTGAAAACAGTTTTTCGTTCTCCAATCCCCGTCTTGAAATTTTCGGTTCCTTCACCGGTTCTGCCACATGCAGCGGCACATGGTTTTATGAAAACACAGGCTGTGAAGGAAAGGGAAGCGGCACATGGCAGGCTTCGACACCTCAGCAGGTCAGTGAATCTGAAATCAGAAAAGGTGTTTTTGTTTACAGCGGGCTGGTCGCAGGCCTGGAATACAGAACTGAAACCCAGTATGGGGTTACCGATTCAAATGGTGAATTTCAATATGTCGAAGGAGAAGAGATTACCTTTTTCATCGGAGATATTATCATCGGCAAGGTCCTGGCCCAATCCGTTCTTACGCCCCTTGATCTGGTGGCGGGGGTCACAGATGAAGAAGATCCCGTTGTCACCAATATCTGCCGCTTTCTGCTGACTCTGGACGATGACGGTGATTCAGCGAACGGCATTTTGATTATTGATGCTGTGAGAAGTGCCGCCATTAACATTTCTCTGAATTTTTATGTCTCAATTGCCGAATTTGAAAGCAGTCTGTGGGTTCAGGAAATTGTATTCTCACTGACTGTGCTGACCAGTGACAACGTCCCCGTAACACTCGTAAGTGTTGCCGATGCCCAGACTCTCCTTCATATTACCATCATCAATATTAATATTTACATCTCAGATGACGATGACTCGCAGAAAGACGATGACTCATCAAAAAAGGATGACGACTCGCAGAAAGACGATGACTCATCAAAAAAGGACGATGACTCGAAGAAGGACGATAACTCATCAAAAAAGGATGACGACTCGAAGAAAGATGATGACTCATCAAAGAAGGATCACGACTCGAAGAAAGACGATAACTCATCAAAAAAATAG
- a CDS encoding fibronectin type III domain-containing protein, with product MAIICLISSDVFASDDIGATGSEQTSASDSSSELSDFPDISPNADISVLDSAFGIERVRVVCHEAASGKAVSYRLLQKGYDSENPEGVFDPGFPSDLPDFTFRPGGWDALDVMVIGYDGDGQILTATPKARIDLSRLGRKQASGQPSVLKRSRTRSSGLTVDSSQFPLIRIYGDLPTSVKRSSATEPPVVEESGTVQDVVELTQSDNAVSADILLVADNSISMASQTPWFMPGLREFIGNLSDSDMDCRIGLLPFSSAEQTRENASGSDLFYDSPDQVNAALKTKLTFDSPCDDALSALEIAADSVSRQSSARKILILMSNEAIHADQTRADQILNRLRQDNIQVFAFLPKQSRFSQLITRRTYGGFLNFHDDALSDLLPWLSAVAYQASDLTGTGLREVRLAGSDGKRSSDEDVVAADYTAPTPFDIMLLPRTSALPDTQQQRRKAVKIWVRVAKQDPEIADPGLTLYYTDSRNSEYKTLTMTEGDDEDVFFAEIPAEEMGVYGINYYIEARLDGYQISLPPKNPEEQPYSFAVAPNFLPRYTFSDTPRELVPGQPFTIEAKLYDETQQVRQACLYYRSVGQTEYQHIVKEFDERMPAFEADIPAEVVTSAGIEYYLSVTDDKGAVRYIGNMEDPRQAFPVSQSDDNSRRSTRSGATFNGNNFTIHADSITTDAMNNRIATGNIYIGLELQTDPMIGYRGGSLEISSDGTTFKTLSDTGTLFAVGIKTRKNTTAHNEDLFTGGFQRNPDDRIAAGELSLKLNVKPQTEKIITLYEHGLVDLNSRYTATSKIEVKRDQVSVTGAKADLVLQNRLFKFFDFGGVTSLNTLIWSRNELVTTSKTTVEITGIKLGDFDLLDAGITIDPINWGLEISAGGLAFGALNGPLMSFSVKKFSQLKKGDGSKLKGFVIGAQLNPPAITRLKFDLGVPNEIADLLTVPHVAYSGIPVGIAPKTVGFDLRDLALHTPLSVGVMLEGHVLDCAKIMRTIQTFIFTSFVSGKIAGTLDLSGTIGLSGDVSVLSVPVAGFDAQVSKYEPQLRLGGKLGFGFGPIGMPTEMDMKVSFPNETTAKFSGSSTTKFVPPVHISLALRLVGACSGACEISGLHGSISGSADTSGNMSLSMYGETYLQYSVLECTSGWGWAWFVPYCKGWGWKTHQYKVWTNMTLLPKPGAQFGAGKRSRDIASASEPGIFRETVYVGDDENGDPVEAVVEFNYGRPVGVFTGGLKRDGLPVKHLVTLDQAHENATIIVTSNTSAAQVRVECPIEDPDNPEHKLTYDSNTNTGADNEELISFSSDATEHMTVGVIKSAPAGDYLFEILNPGDTGAYTVEVTVPNRPPEFEITSSQVVAQNETQDIIEVTYNLSDEDSESTDVFATFRLAETGEVDDTDTALFLIPENAGEGTAEEMVRVYGTGQAKTVRLVIDRTNIKPGDYKLYGKAEDMTTAPVVSWSDLEKQLAVSGIPGPPENFRRDPSETASVLLEWEPRPESEKVIAYAIKIESSDKQEQHEIRVDGGETAAYELVGLKNGTTYVITIFSINEKYEWSLPGGPLTVTPGGLTVDGAPDLVVGLDATHVSVGPAGAEWGDWDEWDDPETDWFKVFVTITNKGNAPSTGGFLSIYYGKLAAEFAIVDKSDGEDAEIDPLLPGESVTYEYLIDMEFMKMLTDGQEIKFSKKFPCIFTISDVGPAELDTYNNTGMVEKLESVNVSEHELTLKEGWNFIALPADIFVSACVDPEMPGNTFGQIFGQDITIRQYYEGEWLTYANFNAEDESALGYVYSDEGFWVYVPSERTVTLAGWKYSTDPYWLSESTWSMMGTGTQIDAPLTYFQNGDEQGDGDEIPYVEAVWAWDTDSGQWIKNPASVVSGQGFWVSRSATEQPPEYAVTGDLEKLILILKLLTGKDFSGYPVDELDVVKDSRIDLQDAIRSLQVVATATEQDRKRVRSAAVSDDSSASELQKKHKGKNRENSRRKFKTPKISDNGSDADSEHKVRRVIRKN from the coding sequence ATGGCAATAATATGCCTGATATCGTCTGATGTTTTCGCGTCAGATGACATCGGCGCAACCGGGTCAGAGCAGACTTCTGCTTCTGATTCATCTTCCGAACTTTCGGATTTCCCGGATATTTCACCCAATGCGGATATCTCAGTGCTGGATTCCGCGTTCGGCATCGAACGGGTGCGGGTGGTCTGCCATGAGGCAGCGTCCGGGAAGGCCGTGTCATACCGCCTGTTACAAAAGGGCTATGATTCGGAAAACCCGGAAGGCGTGTTTGATCCCGGCTTTCCTTCCGACCTGCCGGATTTCACGTTCAGACCCGGGGGGTGGGATGCACTGGATGTGATGGTCATCGGATATGACGGGGACGGCCAAATCCTGACGGCAACCCCCAAAGCCCGCATTGACCTTTCCCGCCTTGGCCGCAAGCAGGCTTCCGGGCAGCCATCGGTGTTAAAGCGCAGCAGAACCCGCTCATCGGGCCTCACCGTTGATTCAAGCCAGTTTCCCCTGATTCGGATTTACGGTGATCTGCCGACATCTGTCAAGCGCAGCTCCGCAACAGAGCCGCCTGTTGTCGAAGAGAGCGGCACCGTCCAGGATGTCGTCGAACTTACCCAGAGCGACAACGCGGTGTCCGCCGACATCCTGCTCGTCGCCGACAATTCCATCAGCATGGCATCACAGACGCCCTGGTTCATGCCCGGTCTTCGGGAATTTATCGGAAACCTGAGTGATTCAGACATGGATTGCCGTATCGGACTTCTCCCTTTTTCCAGCGCCGAACAAACCCGGGAAAACGCCAGCGGTTCTGATCTCTTTTATGACAGCCCGGACCAGGTTAATGCGGCTCTGAAAACAAAGCTGACATTTGACTCGCCCTGTGACGATGCGCTCTCCGCCCTGGAAATCGCAGCGGATTCGGTCTCCCGGCAATCTTCGGCCCGGAAGATTCTCATTCTGATGAGCAACGAGGCCATTCACGCGGATCAGACCCGCGCGGATCAGATCCTGAACCGGCTGCGTCAGGACAATATTCAGGTCTTTGCATTTCTGCCCAAACAGAGCCGCTTTTCCCAGCTCATTACCCGCCGGACATATGGCGGTTTTCTGAACTTCCACGACGATGCCCTGAGTGATCTGCTTCCCTGGCTCAGTGCTGTCGCCTATCAGGCAAGCGATCTCACCGGAACGGGGCTGCGAGAGGTTCGGTTGGCGGGTTCGGACGGCAAGCGTTCGTCTGATGAGGATGTTGTGGCCGCGGATTACACGGCCCCGACACCCTTTGACATCATGCTGCTGCCACGGACATCTGCCCTGCCCGATACGCAGCAACAGCGCAGAAAGGCTGTGAAAATCTGGGTCCGGGTGGCAAAACAGGACCCGGAGATTGCCGATCCCGGCCTGACGCTCTATTATACGGACAGCCGAAATTCCGAGTATAAGACGCTGACCATGACCGAAGGCGATGATGAGGATGTGTTCTTTGCAGAGATTCCGGCTGAGGAGATGGGCGTTTACGGCATCAACTACTACATAGAGGCGCGGCTTGACGGTTATCAGATATCCCTGCCTCCGAAAAATCCTGAAGAGCAGCCTTACAGCTTCGCGGTGGCCCCCAATTTCCTTCCCCGATACACTTTTTCGGATACACCCCGTGAACTTGTTCCCGGTCAGCCATTTACGATTGAAGCCAAGTTATATGACGAAACCCAGCAAGTCCGTCAGGCATGTTTGTATTACCGTTCCGTCGGCCAAACCGAATATCAGCATATTGTGAAGGAATTCGATGAGCGGATGCCCGCGTTTGAGGCCGACATACCGGCGGAAGTGGTTACGAGCGCCGGTATCGAATATTATCTCAGCGTCACGGATGACAAAGGCGCGGTCCGGTATATCGGAAATATGGAAGATCCCCGGCAGGCCTTTCCTGTCTCGCAATCCGATGACAATTCCCGGCGGTCAACCCGGTCAGGCGCGACATTTAACGGCAACAATTTCACGATCCATGCCGATTCGATCACAACCGATGCCATGAACAACAGGATCGCAACCGGAAATATTTATATCGGCCTCGAACTCCAGACGGACCCCATGATCGGATACCGGGGCGGTTCCCTTGAAATCAGTTCGGACGGCACCACCTTCAAAACCCTGTCCGACACGGGAACCCTCTTTGCCGTGGGCATCAAAACAAGAAAAAACACGACCGCCCATAATGAGGACCTGTTCACGGGCGGTTTCCAAAGAAACCCTGATGACAGAATCGCCGCCGGTGAATTAAGTCTGAAACTGAATGTCAAGCCCCAAACCGAGAAAATTATTACCCTTTATGAGCATGGTCTGGTGGATCTGAATTCCAGATACACAGCAACCTCAAAAATTGAGGTGAAAAGGGATCAGGTCTCTGTCACCGGAGCCAAGGCTGATCTGGTTCTTCAGAACCGCCTTTTCAAATTTTTCGATTTCGGCGGTGTTACTTCTCTTAATACCCTCATCTGGTCCCGAAATGAACTGGTGACGACCAGCAAAACAACAGTCGAAATCACCGGTATAAAGCTGGGGGATTTTGACCTGCTGGACGCAGGCATTACCATTGATCCCATCAACTGGGGTCTGGAGATTTCCGCAGGCGGTCTGGCTTTCGGAGCGCTCAACGGTCCGCTTATGTCATTTTCCGTCAAAAAGTTCAGTCAGTTGAAAAAAGGGGACGGATCGAAATTAAAAGGCTTTGTTATCGGTGCCCAGCTCAATCCGCCAGCCATTACGCGGCTCAAATTTGATCTCGGGGTACCGAATGAGATTGCTGACCTGCTGACAGTGCCCCATGTAGCCTATTCAGGCATTCCCGTTGGCATCGCCCCCAAAACCGTGGGGTTTGATCTGAGGGATCTGGCTTTGCATACACCGTTAAGTGTAGGCGTCATGCTTGAGGGACATGTTCTTGACTGTGCCAAGATAATGAGAACAATACAGACATTTATTTTTACGAGCTTTGTCAGCGGCAAAATTGCCGGAACCCTTGATTTAAGCGGGACCATCGGGCTTTCAGGTGATGTGAGCGTTCTGTCTGTTCCCGTTGCGGGGTTTGATGCCCAGGTGTCAAAGTATGAGCCGCAGCTCAGGCTTGGCGGAAAACTGGGCTTCGGTTTCGGCCCCATCGGTATGCCGACCGAAATGGATATGAAGGTATCTTTCCCAAATGAAACAACGGCCAAGTTCAGCGGTTCTTCAACCACAAAGTTTGTGCCGCCCGTTCACATCTCATTGGCATTGAGATTAGTGGGTGCATGTTCCGGGGCTTGCGAGATATCCGGTCTGCACGGAAGTATTTCCGGTTCGGCAGATACATCCGGCAACATGTCCCTGAGCATGTACGGAGAAACATATCTTCAGTACAGCGTCCTGGAATGTACGAGCGGATGGGGCTGGGCATGGTTTGTCCCGTATTGCAAAGGGTGGGGATGGAAAACACACCAATATAAGGTCTGGACCAATATGACCCTGCTGCCGAAGCCCGGTGCCCAGTTCGGCGCGGGCAAACGAAGCAGAGACATAGCGTCCGCATCCGAGCCGGGGATTTTCCGGGAAACCGTTTATGTGGGAGATGACGAAAACGGTGATCCGGTTGAGGCCGTGGTGGAATTCAATTACGGCAGGCCGGTCGGTGTCTTCACCGGCGGCCTGAAACGCGACGGACTGCCCGTCAAACATTTGGTCACGCTGGATCAGGCCCATGAAAACGCCACGATTATCGTGACAAGCAATACTTCGGCGGCACAGGTCCGGGTGGAATGCCCGATTGAAGATCCGGACAATCCCGAACACAAGCTGACCTATGACAGCAATACCAACACCGGTGCCGACAATGAGGAACTGATCTCTTTCAGTTCCGATGCAACAGAACATATGACCGTCGGCGTCATCAAATCCGCGCCGGCCGGGGATTACCTGTTTGAAATCCTCAATCCCGGCGACACCGGAGCATATACTGTGGAGGTGACCGTGCCGAACAGGCCGCCTGAATTCGAAATCACATCCTCTCAGGTTGTGGCGCAAAACGAGACCCAGGATATTATTGAGGTCACTTACAACCTGAGTGACGAGGATTCCGAAAGCACGGATGTTTTTGCCACCTTCCGCCTGGCGGAAACGGGAGAAGTGGACGATACTGATACGGCCCTGTTCCTGATCCCTGAGAATGCCGGAGAAGGGACAGCCGAAGAAATGGTCAGGGTGTACGGAACCGGGCAGGCAAAAACCGTCAGACTCGTGATCGACCGGACAAATATCAAACCGGGGGATTACAAACTGTACGGAAAAGCTGAAGATATGACGACCGCACCCGTGGTTTCATGGTCCGATCTGGAAAAACAGTTGGCCGTATCCGGTATTCCCGGTCCGCCGGAAAATTTCAGGCGTGACCCCTCCGAAACGGCCTCGGTACTCCTGGAATGGGAACCCCGGCCCGAGTCGGAAAAGGTCATTGCCTACGCCATCAAAATTGAAAGTTCCGATAAACAGGAGCAGCATGAAATCCGGGTGGACGGCGGTGAAACCGCAGCGTATGAACTTGTGGGACTGAAAAACGGCACGACCTATGTCATCACCATATTCTCCATCAACGAGAAATATGAGTGGAGCCTTCCGGGCGGGCCTCTTACGGTTACCCCCGGCGGTCTGACCGTGGACGGCGCTCCTGATCTGGTCGTCGGCCTTGACGCTACCCATGTCAGCGTCGGTCCTGCCGGAGCGGAATGGGGGGATTGGGACGAGTGGGATGATCCGGAAACGGACTGGTTCAAAGTATTCGTAACGATCACCAACAAAGGAAATGCACCTTCAACGGGCGGCTTTCTCTCCATCTATTACGGTAAACTGGCTGCGGAATTCGCGATTGTTGATAAAAGCGACGGAGAAGATGCTGAAATTGATCCGCTTCTTCCCGGTGAATCTGTTACCTATGAGTATCTGATTGATATGGAATTCATGAAGATGTTAACTGACGGGCAGGAAATCAAATTTTCCAAAAAGTTTCCCTGTATCTTCACCATCAGTGATGTCGGTCCGGCGGAACTGGATACATACAATAACACAGGCATGGTTGAAAAGCTGGAGAGTGTCAACGTCAGTGAGCATGAGTTGACATTGAAAGAGGGCTGGAACTTCATCGCCCTTCCGGCAGACATATTTGTCTCCGCCTGCGTCGATCCTGAAATGCCCGGCAATACCTTCGGCCAGATATTTGGTCAGGATATCACCATTCGTCAATACTACGAGGGAGAGTGGCTGACTTATGCCAATTTCAACGCGGAAGATGAGAGCGCGCTGGGGTATGTTTATTCGGATGAGGGCTTCTGGGTTTATGTGCCTTCGGAAAGGACTGTGACGCTGGCGGGATGGAAGTATTCAACGGACCCCTACTGGCTCTCCGAAAGCACCTGGAGCATGATGGGAACCGGCACACAGATTGACGCCCCCCTGACCTATTTCCAAAACGGCGACGAACAGGGCGACGGTGATGAAATTCCGTATGTTGAGGCGGTCTGGGCCTGGGATACGGACTCCGGGCAGTGGATAAAAAATCCCGCGTCCGTTGTATCCGGCCAGGGCTTCTGGGTCAGCCGTTCCGCCACAGAGCAGCCGCCGGAATATGCCGTAACAGGAGACCTTGAAAAGCTGATTCTTATTCTGAAGCTGCTCACGGGGAAGGATTTCTCCGGTTATCCGGTTGATGAACTGGATGTGGTAAAGGATTCCAGGATTGACCTGCAGGATGCCATCCGCAGCTTGCAGGTGGTCGCCACAGCTACAGAGCAGGACAGAAAAAGAGTCAGATCGGCTGCCGTATCAGATGATAGTTCGGCTTCTGAATTACAAAAGAAGCATAAAGGGAAAAATCGGGAAAACAGCAGGAGGAAATTTAAGACTCCGAAAATTTCAGATAACGGTTCAGATGCTGACTCTGAGCATAAGGTCAGGAGGGTTATAAGAAAGAATTAG
- a CDS encoding serine hydrolase domain-containing protein, with translation MGAVLGNVYGSENIIDLADVIAALQVSSGKSLAVNNDADVNNDGKIGLAEAVFALQVVSGTKEQPLFEQFQNVLDTSVAGSKIPGAVLLIRTPSLEWKGASGLADVSGQTPMKDTDMLRIASMTKVFVSTVVLRLSEEGKLALDDPIRDHLSYDDIVSRIRYEEGGPDITIRHLLSMTAGVLDYVAIDAYNDAVAQNPNRETAWTPREILEGYVFGVYDNDDDFNDFADQGDIFKAGTAFKYSNTNYLLLEMIVEKVSGSTLAAEMRRIIFDPLTIENTFMEIKEAREGGFGGLFVHGYQIDENTDELRDVTETNDALGLGDGGIISDAYGLADFLSALFKEKNLLRQASLDQMTRFDPYGHGSDYGLGLSFQNTDFGVAWGHNGTSSGFQGDMIYLPEKEIIFVLLTNCEDADIFDSVLKNSLNLLSD, from the coding sequence ATGGGAGCGGTCTTAGGCAATGTCTATGGCTCCGAAAACATTATTGATCTGGCAGATGTGATCGCAGCACTTCAGGTCAGTTCGGGAAAATCCCTGGCGGTGAACAATGATGCGGACGTGAACAATGATGGCAAGATCGGATTGGCGGAGGCTGTCTTTGCCTTGCAGGTTGTTTCAGGCACAAAAGAGCAGCCTCTCTTTGAGCAATTTCAGAACGTGCTGGACACTTCGGTTGCGGGTTCGAAAATCCCCGGAGCCGTTCTTCTGATCCGCACACCGTCATTGGAGTGGAAAGGCGCCAGCGGACTGGCAGATGTCAGCGGGCAGACCCCGATGAAAGATACCGATATGCTGCGAATTGCCAGCATGACAAAGGTGTTTGTCAGCACGGTGGTACTCAGACTGAGTGAGGAGGGAAAGCTGGCTCTTGATGACCCGATACGGGACCATCTCTCTTATGATGATATTGTGAGCCGCATCCGTTACGAGGAAGGCGGGCCGGATATCACCATCAGACATCTCCTGAGCATGACAGCCGGCGTATTGGATTATGTGGCCATTGACGCCTATAATGACGCTGTGGCGCAGAACCCGAATCGGGAAACAGCCTGGACGCCCCGGGAAATCCTCGAAGGGTATGTCTTCGGTGTGTACGATAATGACGACGACTTCAATGACTTTGCGGACCAGGGGGATATCTTCAAAGCAGGCACGGCGTTCAAGTATTCCAACACCAATTATCTCCTCCTGGAAATGATAGTGGAAAAAGTGAGCGGTTCCACTCTGGCTGCCGAAATGAGACGTATTATCTTTGATCCCCTGACAATAGAGAATACATTCATGGAAATAAAGGAAGCACGGGAGGGGGGATTCGGCGGATTGTTCGTTCATGGTTATCAGATTGATGAGAACACGGATGAGCTGAGGGATGTGACCGAAACAAATGACGCTCTCGGACTGGGAGACGGCGGAATCATTTCCGATGCCTATGGGCTGGCCGACTTTCTGAGTGCACTTTTCAAAGAAAAAAACCTGTTACGCCAAGCCTCACTTGATCAGATGACAAGGTTTGATCCTTACGGACACGGCTCCGATTACGGGCTGGGCCTGTCGTTCCAAAATACGGATTTCGGAGTCGCCTGGGGGCATAACGGGACCTCATCGGGATTCCAGGGAGATATGATTTATCTGCCCGAAAAAGAGATCATATTTGTGTTGCTGACCAATTGTGAGGATGCGGACATATTCGATTCTGTCTTAAAGAACAGTCTGAATCTGCTGTCTGACTAA
- a CDS encoding response regulator transcription factor, with translation MEEKEIRVLIADDHQLFREGLRQILVSLGNFTVAGEAANGQEAVDRARELKPDVVLMDINMPGIDGIQATLALSEHLPAARVIVLTMYRQDDFVFNAMRAGARGYLLKDMGADELIGGIRSVYRGNAILNPEIAGKLLDEFRRLSQGNGKAGRTEILNPGEAEVLSLLARGKDNRTISNCLNLSRRTVANRVSSILEKLRVNNRTEAALEALRRGWVSLYEDVAE, from the coding sequence ATGGAAGAAAAAGAGATTCGGGTGCTTATCGCGGATGACCATCAGTTGTTCCGTGAAGGACTGCGTCAGATTCTGGTGAGTCTGGGAAATTTCACCGTTGCGGGAGAGGCTGCCAACGGACAGGAGGCCGTGGACCGGGCCCGCGAACTGAAGCCGGATGTGGTGCTGATGGACATCAATATGCCGGGGATAGACGGCATTCAGGCGACCCTGGCCCTGAGTGAACATCTGCCCGCCGCAAGGGTGATTGTCCTGACCATGTACCGGCAGGATGATTTTGTTTTCAATGCCATGCGGGCCGGGGCACGGGGCTATCTGCTCAAGGACATGGGGGCGGATGAGCTGATTGGCGGCATTCGGTCGGTTTATCGGGGCAATGCCATCCTGAACCCGGAAATTGCCGGAAAGCTGCTCGACGAATTCCGCAGACTCAGTCAGGGGAACGGCAAAGCCGGACGGACGGAGATTCTGAATCCGGGTGAGGCGGAAGTGCTCTCTCTCCTGGCAAGAGGCAAGGATAACCGGACCATTTCAAACTGCCTGAATCTGTCCCGGCGCACAGTGGCCAACCGGGTCAGTTCCATACTGGAAAAACTGCGGGTGAACAACCGGACCGAAGCCGCCCTCGAAGCCCTCAGACGGGGATGGGTCAGCCTGTATGAGGATGTTGCCGAATAG